Proteins co-encoded in one Dehalogenimonas sp. WBC-2 genomic window:
- a CDS encoding glutamate 5-kinase (glutamate 5-kinase/ RNA-binding C-terminal domain PUA), translated as MVKLGTNLLTGGTGRLDPTIMASLVAQIAVVAGRGVEVLLVTSGAIAAGKEKLGGVYKKAKDIPYKQVLASVGQSRLMNIYDDLFSVHDLTVAQALLTRADLNDRSGYLNARNTMLALMELGVITIVNENDVVAVDEIRDAKFGDNDNLSAMVANLVDADLLLILTDLEGLFSANPRIVKDAQLIPLVEKITPEIERLAGGTLSTAATGGMVTKLEAAKLATASGVRVVIASGMETAIIERIVCGEKLGTHFPPQSEPDARQRWLLSGLSAQGRIIIDDGAAKAVRRCSSLLPAGVTGVDGAFKRGDIVRLINHEGVQLGYGIANYDAAEVDIIKGAHSERIVEKLGHSYGDEVVHHNNLASC; from the coding sequence GTGGTTAAGCTGGGCACCAACCTCCTGACCGGAGGCACAGGTCGGCTTGACCCGACAATCATGGCCAGTCTGGTTGCCCAGATTGCCGTGGTAGCCGGGCGCGGGGTTGAGGTCTTGCTGGTGACATCGGGCGCTATCGCAGCCGGCAAAGAGAAACTGGGTGGGGTATACAAGAAGGCAAAAGATATTCCTTACAAACAAGTACTGGCGTCTGTTGGACAAAGCAGGCTGATGAATATTTATGATGACCTGTTTAGTGTTCATGACCTGACGGTGGCCCAAGCCTTGCTGACCCGGGCTGACCTGAATGATCGTTCAGGCTATCTGAATGCCCGTAATACGATGTTGGCGCTTATGGAACTGGGTGTCATCACTATTGTCAACGAAAACGATGTTGTGGCTGTGGATGAGATACGGGATGCCAAGTTCGGTGATAACGATAACTTATCAGCCATGGTGGCGAACCTTGTCGACGCTGACCTGCTGCTGATTCTGACCGACCTGGAAGGTCTTTTTTCCGCGAATCCACGAATTGTTAAAGATGCCCAGTTGATACCATTAGTGGAAAAGATTACCCCTGAAATTGAAAGGCTGGCCGGCGGTACTTTGAGCACTGCCGCTACCGGCGGCATGGTGACCAAGCTAGAAGCGGCCAAACTAGCCACAGCGTCCGGTGTGCGTGTTGTCATTGCTTCAGGTATGGAGACGGCAATCATTGAGCGCATTGTTTGTGGAGAGAAGCTGGGCACGCATTTTCCGCCCCAATCGGAACCGGATGCCCGGCAGCGCTGGTTGCTGTCGGGACTTTCGGCGCAGGGACGAATTATTATTGATGACGGTGCCGCCAAAGCCGTCAGGCGTTGCAGCAGCCTGCTTCCAGCCGGGGTAACAGGTGTGGACGGGGCATTTAAAAGGGGAGACATTGTCCGTTTAATCAATCACGAAGGGGTTCAATTAGGATATGGTATCGCTAATTACGATGCCGCAGAAGTGGATATTATCAAGGGAGCGCATTCAGAACGTATCGTTGAGAAGCTGGGTCACAGCTACGGTGACGAGGTGGTACATCATAATAATCTGGCAAGCTGTTAG
- a CDS encoding 3-oxoacyl-[acyl-carrier protein] reductase, translated as MELTTRLEGKTAVITGAGRGIGRAIALRLSIEGASVVLNSLSGSCEKVAAEIVAAGGKAIAVQGDVSKAEDVARIVEAAMNAWGRLDILINNAGVTRDNLLLRMSEDDWDTVLDTNLKSIYLCCRAAIKPMLKVRCGGRIINLSSIIGLTGNAGQANYAASKAGIIGLTKSLAKELASRQVTVNAIAPGFIITDMTDKLSQESHQALIKRIPLESLGMPEDVAAAVAFLVSEEARYITGQTLTIDGGMTL; from the coding sequence TTGGAATTAACCACAAGACTGGAAGGTAAAACTGCAGTCATCACCGGCGCCGGTCGCGGCATCGGTCGGGCAATTGCGCTTCGGTTGTCAATTGAAGGCGCGTCGGTGGTGCTTAACAGCCTGTCTGGTAGTTGTGAAAAAGTGGCCGCTGAGATTGTCGCCGCAGGAGGGAAGGCTATTGCCGTCCAGGGTGATGTTTCCAAGGCCGAAGACGTGGCCAGGATTGTTGAAGCGGCAATGAACGCCTGGGGACGGCTGGATATACTGATCAATAATGCCGGGGTCACTCGCGACAATCTGTTGCTCCGCATGAGTGAAGATGATTGGGACACCGTTCTGGATACTAACTTAAAAAGTATCTACCTTTGTTGCCGGGCAGCTATAAAGCCCATGCTTAAGGTCCGCTGCGGCGGCCGGATTATAAATCTCTCCAGCATTATCGGCCTTACCGGCAACGCAGGACAGGCCAACTATGCCGCTTCAAAAGCCGGCATTATCGGCCTGACCAAATCGCTGGCCAAAGAGCTTGCTTCACGGCAGGTAACAGTCAACGCCATCGCCCCTGGTTTCATCATCACTGATATGACCGATAAATTATCCCAAGAATCTCACCAGGCCTTGATCAAACGGATACCACTGGAATCTCTTGGGATGCCTGAAGACGTGGCCGCCGCTGTCGCTTTTCTGGTTTCCGAAGAGGCCCGTTACATCACCGGCCAAACACTTACCATTGACGGCGGCATGACTCTCTAG
- a CDS encoding acyl carrier protein, translating into MATIFERVKKIGVEQLGVEEKDVALESSFANDLGADSLDLVELIMALEEEFSMPDSKLEIPDEDAEKLLTVKDVVEYLKGKGIKD; encoded by the coding sequence ATGGCAACTATTTTTGAACGCGTAAAAAAGATCGGCGTGGAACAATTGGGAGTCGAAGAGAAAGACGTAGCCCTGGAATCCAGTTTCGCCAATGATCTGGGCGCCGATTCTCTTGACCTGGTAGAACTGATCATGGCTCTTGAAGAAGAATTCAGCATGCCGGATTCCAAGCTGGAAATTCCCGATGAGGATGCTGAAAAACTGCTGACTGTCAAGGACGTAGTTGAATATCTCAAGGGCAAAGGCATCAAGGACTAG
- a CDS encoding Malonyl CoA-acyl carrier protein transacylase, with product MDTSKLAYIFPGQGAQTPGMGQDVFDEFDAARAVFKAADERLGFAISQLCFDGPEEKLKETAIAQPAIVTVSLAYLAAVRDMEVLPQPDFVAGHSLGEYTALAAAGALEFADAIQLAALRGRLMQLAAQQTPGSMAAVLGMDETSLAEVAAESGVFIANYNSPGQLVISGAKDSMTIATETLISKGAKVIPLAVSGAFHTPLMAPAVEGLTKVVERLNFKDASIPIIANTSGQPITAAEDIRAELLKQLTTSVYWQKSVEYMVGSGTGTFVEIGPGKVLTGLIRRINRDVRTLNVSDAQTIKNMQANTWN from the coding sequence GTGGACACATCCAAGCTGGCATATATTTTTCCCGGTCAGGGCGCTCAAACGCCAGGCATGGGACAAGATGTGTTTGATGAATTCGACGCCGCCCGTGCCGTTTTTAAAGCAGCTGATGAACGTCTGGGTTTTGCCATATCCCAATTATGTTTTGATGGTCCCGAAGAGAAACTAAAAGAGACGGCCATCGCTCAACCGGCAATAGTAACCGTGAGTCTGGCTTATCTGGCTGCTGTTCGTGATATGGAAGTATTGCCACAACCGGACTTCGTAGCCGGGCATTCACTTGGTGAATATACAGCTTTGGCTGCTGCTGGCGCGCTTGAATTCGCTGATGCCATTCAACTTGCGGCTCTCCGCGGCAGGTTGATGCAGCTAGCCGCACAGCAAACACCAGGATCTATGGCTGCCGTGTTGGGTATGGATGAAACCAGTCTGGCTGAGGTTGCCGCTGAATCAGGCGTTTTTATCGCCAACTACAACAGTCCGGGGCAACTGGTGATTTCCGGCGCTAAAGACAGTATGACAATAGCTACCGAGACACTTATTTCCAAGGGTGCCAAGGTAATCCCGCTGGCTGTTTCCGGCGCCTTTCACACCCCGCTTATGGCTCCGGCCGTCGAAGGATTAACCAAGGTTGTTGAGCGGCTCAATTTCAAAGACGCCAGCATCCCTATTATTGCCAATACCAGCGGTCAGCCGATCACTGCCGCAGAAGATATCCGCGCAGAATTATTAAAACAACTGACCACCAGTGTTTACTGGCAGAAATCAGTTGAATACATGGTCGGCTCAGGCACAGGCACCTTTGTAGAGATAGGCCCCGGGAAAGTCCTTACCGGTCTCATCCGCCGTATTAACCGTGACGTAAGGACGTTGAATGTTTCCGATGCCCAAACAATAAAAAATATGCAGGCCAATACTTGGAATTAA
- the nusB gene encoding transcription termination protein NusB — translation MANRRNARILALKVLYEVDLSHHQMEKVLEQQLVSGELEPESESFARALVAGTVRQQTEADELIHRLAPNYPVSQMAAIDRNVLRLAIYEVLHDNNVPVRVAINEAVELAKIFGSDSSAKFINGVLSSVATLVQRS, via the coding sequence ATGGCTAATCGTCGGAATGCCCGCATCCTTGCCTTGAAAGTCCTTTATGAAGTGGACCTAAGCCACCATCAGATGGAGAAAGTGTTAGAGCAGCAACTTGTTTCGGGTGAACTTGAACCGGAGAGTGAATCTTTCGCCCGGGCGTTGGTAGCCGGAACCGTCAGGCAACAAACAGAAGCTGATGAATTGATCCACAGACTGGCCCCCAATTATCCCGTTTCTCAAATGGCTGCTATTGACCGAAACGTGCTACGGCTTGCAATATACGAGGTTTTGCACGATAATAACGTCCCGGTGAGAGTCGCTATTAACGAAGCGGTGGAACTGGCCAAGATTTTTGGCTCTGATAGTTCCGCCAAATTTATAAACGGAGTGCTGAGTTCGGTGGCAACACTGGTTCAGCGCAGTTAA